The DNA region TGAACTTATTGGAAAATTGCTGCTTTATACATGGGGTTTGTCTGCAAGAAATTCCAATAGAAACTATTTTTAAAGACCGTTTTTCAGATTTGTTTTATGtgcataaaactttaaaataataatattatatctttttttattattagaaattgCAGTAAGTCCCAACAGCAACGTTGTGTACATATACCAAAAGCAAGGAAAGGAATGGACTAAGGTTCATGAACTGACAGAACACAGTGGGCGAATCACAGGTAAGACAAAAGAGAATAGCTGCCACATTAGTCATTAACTCAAAGATACTGTGAGACTGACCCATAAAACAAACATTATCTCAGTGCACCAATCAAAGGCATTACCTAAACCACTGTAAACAGTGCAAGTCTACAACTGAGTTTTATAATAGCTGGAACTTAGTTGCAATGAAAGAAGTAGTGACAGAcatttcttctgtattgtgacatACATCCGAATGAAAAAGGTTCGATCCACCATTATTGATTGGATGAAGGCATATCTGAATGCAAGCATGCAGATGTATGGAAAGGGAGGGGTTTATTGTTGAgagacattttgataaaaaattacaaggccaaaacaaatgtaaaacttATGCATGGATGAATAGGTCACAAAGAGATTAATTTTGATTTCATCGCAAATTTTGATAAGATTTAAATTTTCCATTTACTAAGACTGCACAATAGGGGTTTTGCGCAATAAATTTCCGTACTCTGTCAAACATGTGTTGTCACTTCCAGTTCAGGTCGTTTATTTTATTCAAGATGCCTTCAAATGATACACCAAAGATGAGTATAGCAAACATCCAACACTCGCAGCCTGATATCTAaaaactttttcttcttctttcactAACTAACATTCAGatatcaaaattaataaaacaccaACAATAAAACAACTAGCTAGGTCAGCTGACTACTTCATCCATCCAAAGATATTGTCATCAGTTCCTTCTTCTGTTAACAATTTCTCCAACAGTCGGATGTGTTAAGACCTGTTTTCTAGTTTTTTCATGTAGCGTGTGATATACTGTATACCCCAATTTATAGCACATATAGATtttgataatagtaataataataataataaaacatctttAACAACTGAATTCATTTTTAGGGATTGATTGGGCCCCAGAGTCCAACCGTATAGTGACATGTGCCTCAGATAGGAATGCCTATGTATGGACCCTTAAGGATGGGGTTTGGAAGCCGACGTTGGTGCTGGTTCGCATTAATCGAGCTGCCACGTGTGTCAAGTGGTCACCTCTTGAGAACAAGTTTGCTCTTGGAAGTGGGGCTAAACTTATTTCAGTGTGCTACTTTGAAAAAGAGAATGACTGGTGAGACCTGCTTTTAAAAGATTTTTCACTAGCTGAGAGAGACGTTACTAAACATATGTATTATCTCATCTATAGCCACATCTCTTGTGTTCCTGATTGACTCTATAGGTGGCTGAGTAAGCACATCAAGAAACCCATTAACTCTACCGTTCTGAGTCTAGACTGGCATCCCAATAACGTACTGCTGGCAGCTGGCTCAGCTGACTTGAACTGCAGGTTTGAACAATCAGACTACTTTCGCACCATGCTGCTTTGCAAACCATTTTATTGGTAACATATATCTTTTTATTGGTATAGAATTTTTTCTGCATATATCAAGGACATTGAGGACAAGCCTGGACCAACACCCTGGGGATCCAAAATGCCCTTTGGAGAGGTGCTTCTGGAGTATAAAGAGTGTGGTGGCTGGGTGCACAGTGTCTGTTTCTCTCCATCTGGTGATGCTCTGGCCTGGGTTAGCCACAACAGCGCCATCAGTGTAGCAGATGCCACACAGGGAAAAAAGTAatacaaacatttacaaataacaaTTAGCTTTGTAGAGCTCcattactttatatatttagtaagtaaatcaaactaaaataattaaatatcaatTATCCTTGATTTCCATGCTTCCATAAAAACCACTGGAGTCTGCTGCCTGAAATGAATAACATGAACAGTATGACCTTTACCAGTCACTTTTATACTGCCTACATATGAATTTTTGTGCATTGCAGGGTTACTCAGCTGATAACAGGACATCTTCCATTGCTGAGCGTGCTGTATGTCAGTGAGGCTGAGATTGTAGCTGCGGTAAGGAATTTTCCATCACTTACCATTTCATACTAAGCCATAAAATGATTGGTCTCCAtggtttatcttaaaaaaaaattaaatgggttAAGATAAATCATTGTAGTGTTAAAATGTTTTCAgtgagttcaaataaatgcaaaatataaaagaGTTTAATAATCTTTGGTGATAACTGAGTAAACATgactaatttgcataaatggaAAGGGTgtaaaaagtggaaaacgttggtcaaaaacattcattttctaacacaaaataattaacaacagTTAAAAGCCAGAGAAAAAAGATGGGTTTCGAGCTTGGCTGTAAACTCAGTCAGTGTACCATCCACAACTTTCAGATGGCATATTTACATTTGACCTCAACTGTCATGGAATCAAGCACACATATAATACATGAAGGTATCTCAGTTGACAGGATGTGACATGATCATTGGATTCGGATGTGCCATAGTGCCTTATACCTGTTTAATATTaacacctttttgtgcatatgtcTATGGTGGGGATTTTAGGGCCACAACTGTTGTCCTTATCAGTTCTCATACAAGGGTCCTGGATGCTTGGAGTTTGTGATGAAAGTGGACATTCCCAAGCAAAGCTCCAAGGGCAACATGTCTGCCATGCAGCATTTCCGTAATCTGGACAAAAAAGCAACTACTGAGGAGGAAGAAACTGGGTTGGGCAGTCTGCACCAGAACAGCATCACGTAATATAAGGCTTGACGTCTGCAAGCATAGTCTATTTAAGCACCTTTTGTATTTTGCTCACATTTAGGATAAATTGCATTGCAGTTTGCTAAGGCTTTGTTTCTACTGTAGTCAGCTATGTATTCTGGAAGGGCCGAAAGCCAAGGTGCAGAAATTCAGCAGTGTGGGCTTAGATGGTGCCATGGTTGTCTGGGATTTTAAGGTATTGTATTGTCATGAAACAATATTTTGATGGTGCTGTTTAACAATAGATTGTCTAAGCAGTCACCTAATGACATATTCTAAAAGTATTAAATGTTTTCCTCTTTAATTTGATCTTTAGCACTGAAACACCATGGGATCTGGAAAGAgcagaaaacaataataatcggGGACCatctttttaagtttgttttctcAGACCCTTTTTATCCTTCACTACAAAAGTTACTCTTTAAAGTGATTAAAGCCTGTTGATTTTATTACGATGTGCTGTGGTGGGATGGCTGATCCCAAATGTGTGGTACGCAATAGTTTTTGTCATGCAGTATTAATTCACCTTAACAGGGAATGTTTGAAAGAAGTTGAAAAAAGTCTGAAAAAAGCAAATGTCTATTAAGCACCAAAAAGAGAATTAACCTTGTATGCAATGACTATCATAAATGGATATTTTCTACTCCAAATGTGCtgctaatataataaaaatctgtgctttttttctttctagatTTGATAAAACAAAGCaacaaatgattattaaaaacattgtGGGATTTCGTTTGTTTTTTCATTGTTAGATGCAAATAAATATGAGTGAGACATTAGAGCTTTAAACCGATGTGGTGAGAAGAGAGTTTACCAGcagaaatatgaataaaatgttaagGAATTACTTGAGTATTTTacaattacacatttattttttttacatttttaataaaaagcattaaaattatgaaaaaatatatgattattaatatgtatatcttaatattaattaatattttaaaagctaCATAATTACTGCAATAAACTGAACTGGAATGCATGACATTTCAataaacaattttaattaaatgtcatCAGAAAACGTTCAAGCTTAATATATGTGATCCTGGTTCACAAGAAcaatcataagggtcaatttcttgaaattgagatttatacatatacataaataagctttccattgatgtatggtttgttagcaTAGGATATTATTAactggccgagatacaactaactttaaatctggaatctgaagaaaatactgagaaaaatcgcctttaaagttgtccaaataaagttcttagcaatgcataggCCTATTACTAATCCAaaaattttggcataaaagaaaaaaccgTGCAACttggttttgtagtccagggtcacattatCATGCCAGGCCAGAGTATCATGGCATTATAAGAATCACCGATTCGGTTCAAAACTAGTCCGTGAACTGTTCAAAAGAAGCGATTCGCGGAAATGAGTCCGACTTCCTTAGACTAATAAGCATTGCGGAAAAGAGGAAAAGGCTGTGAATGACTCTGTCATAAGTGTATTCGTGGAAATTTTGATGTGTTTAAATTCTCTGAATAAT from Carassius carassius chromosome 1, fCarCar2.1, whole genome shotgun sequence includes:
- the LOC132148520 gene encoding actin-related protein 2/3 complex subunit 1A-like, with amino-acid sequence MSLYSFGLEPLSCHAWNKDRTQIAVSPNSNVVYIYQKQGKEWTKVHELTEHSGRITGIDWAPESNRIVTCASDRNAYVWTLKDGVWKPTLVLVRINRAATCVKWSPLENKFALGSGAKLISVCYFEKENDWWLSKHIKKPINSTVLSLDWHPNNVLLAAGSADLNCRIFSAYIKDIEDKPGPTPWGSKMPFGEVLLEYKECGGWVHSVCFSPSGDALAWVSHNSAISVADATQGKKVTQLITGHLPLLSVLYVSEAEIVAAGHNCCPYQFSYKGPGCLEFVMKVDIPKQSSKGNMSAMQHFRNLDKKATTEEEETGLGSLHQNSITQLCILEGPKAKVQKFSSVGLDGAMVVWDFKH